The Arctopsyche grandis isolate Sample6627 chromosome 10, ASM5162203v2, whole genome shotgun sequence genome window below encodes:
- the LOC143918234 gene encoding kelch-like protein 25, giving the protein MGQDKLTYRDKYKSRYETSVIAEILFNNRRFLCKSKSRMIEIDAKADFATKRLDYLYGAMREQKWIDVNFIVRNRSFSAHMVVLVACSEFFANNKDNLGAIFSDFEYPVIDAILKYCYTGKINIDDKYYEKFMELTAKLQIKSIVPRYKTIDETNCLEALHLSDDPPTREKAMDLTLENFRTLQKMPSFLGLPAASLAEILKSDNLNVDSEEQVFESVKLWLISDEENRRSELAELLRHLKLPLLSIETANCIDIYDGMNKSWTLTKNFSFNRRCFASALVNYWIMIIGGYNSLYDAITSVEYVDLKDGQKHSLKPLNQGRKYFPAVTIRRDSSTDVYVIGGYDDKANILSSVERWNSTTMIWETSIAPLLQAVYWHNASVIGDRIYVTGGHILKDGKNKSTDEVQVYEMQSNSWSYCAPMIQRREEHSSIAIKGKLFVAGGYCYDGSRLDGVESYDPDTDLWQVFCTLPNPTHGITLCFFRQKLLCMGGDDGKRLRNVLEYDDMRKTWKSLESLNKSRWYSFAHVIPYHSAI; this is encoded by the exons ATGGGTCAAGATAAGCTCACATACCGGGACAAATACAAGTCAAGATACGAGACATCAGTCATCGCTGAGATTCTGTTCAATAA TAGAagatttttgtgtaaatctaaaagcAGGATGATAGAAATAGATGCGAAGGCAGATTTTGCAACGAAACGACTTGATTATCTGTATGGTGCCATGCGAGAGCAAAAATGGATCGATGTGAATTTTATAGTTCGAAATCGGAG CTTCTCTGCACATATGGTAGTGCTAGTAGCTTGCAGCGAATTTTTTGCGAATAACAAGGACAACTTGGgtgccattttttctgatttcgagTATCCAGTTATTGATGCAATTTTAAAGTATTGTTACACTGGAAAAATTA ATATCGACGATAAGTACTACGAAAAATTCATGGAGCTGACCGCCAAACTTCAAATCAAAAGTATTGTCCCTCGGTACAAAACAATCGACGAAACAAATTGTTTGGAGGCTTTGCATCTCTCAGATGATCCACCAACGAGAGAAAAGGCGATGGATTTGACTCTTGAAAACTTTCGAACT TTGCAGAAAATGCCAAGCTTCCTCGGCCTGCCAGCTGCTAGCTTAGCTGAGATCTTGAAGTCGGATAATTTAAACGTGGATTCTGAAGAACAAGTTTTTGAATCTGTGAAACTGTGGTTGATTTCGGATGAAGAAAATCGGAGAAGTGAATTAGCAGAGCTGTTGCGTCATTTAAAGTTGCCATTGTTATCAATAGAG acgGCAAATTGCATCGATATATATGATGGAATGAATAAAAGTTGGACTCTTACTAAGAATTTTAGTTTCAACAGACGCTGCTTTGCATCAGCTCTGGTCAACTACTGGATTATGATCATCGGCGGATACAATTCTTTATATGATGCAATCACTTCT gtGGAATATGTCGATTTGAAAGATGGCCAGAAACATTCATTGAAGCCATTAAATCAAGGACGAAAATACTTCCCAGCAGTGACGATTCGTCGCGATTCATCTACTGATGTATACGTCATCGGAGGCTATGATGACAAAGCAAACATATTGTCATCGGTAGAGAG gtGGAACAGTACTACAATGATATGGGAGACGAGCATTGCTCCATTATTACAAGCTGTCTATTGGCATAATGCGTCTGTCATTGGTGACAGAATCTACGTGACAGGTGGACACATATTGAAAGACGGAAAGAATAAATCCACCGATGAAGTGCAAGTGTATGAAATGCAGTCTAATTCTTGGTCTTATTGCGCTCCGATGATTCAAAGAAGAGAAGAGCATTCG AGTATCGCAATCAAAGGCAAGCTTTTTGTTGCCGGTGGCTATTGCTACGATGGTTCTCGCTTAGATGGCGTGGAATCTTACGATCCCGATACAGATTTGTGGCAAGTTTTTTGCACATTGCCAAATCCCACACATGGAATCACTCTTTGTTTTTTCCGGCAAAAGCTGCTTTGCATGG GTGGAGATGATGGAAAAAGATTGAGAAATGTTTTGGAATACGACGACATGAGAAAAACTTGGAAGTCTTTGGAAAGTCTCAACAAAAGTAGATGGTATTCATTTGCTCATGTCATACCGTATCATTCTGCAATATGA